The Streptomyces sp. DH-12 genome has a window encoding:
- a CDS encoding response regulator transcription factor, translating into MPHTVLLAEDDRAIRNALERALTLEGYRVTAVADGVEALAQARRSRPDVLVLDVMMPGIDGLQVCRALRAEGDRTPVLILTALVETADRIAGLDAGADDYVVKPFDVEEVFARLRALLRRAAPVPAEPGRAAQESGAAAAPSGRHLEAAGLRMDPQARRVWRGDRELELTRTEFELLELLIRNAGVVLEHSAVYDRIWGYDFGPGSKNLAVYVGYLRRKLDEPGAPQLIHTVRGVGYVLREG; encoded by the coding sequence GTGCCGCACACCGTTCTGCTCGCCGAAGACGACCGCGCCATCCGCAACGCCCTGGAGCGCGCGCTGACCCTGGAGGGCTACCGCGTCACGGCCGTCGCCGACGGCGTCGAGGCCCTCGCGCAGGCCCGCCGCAGCCGGCCCGACGTGCTGGTCCTCGACGTGATGATGCCCGGCATCGACGGACTCCAGGTGTGCCGGGCGCTGCGCGCCGAGGGCGACCGCACCCCGGTGCTGATACTGACCGCGCTGGTGGAGACCGCCGACCGGATCGCCGGCCTGGACGCGGGCGCCGACGACTACGTCGTCAAGCCGTTCGACGTCGAGGAGGTCTTCGCCCGGCTCCGCGCCCTCCTGCGCCGCGCGGCCCCCGTGCCCGCGGAGCCCGGGCGGGCCGCCCAGGAGTCCGGAGCCGCGGCGGCGCCGTCCGGGCGCCACCTGGAGGCGGCCGGGCTGCGCATGGACCCGCAGGCCCGCCGGGTCTGGCGCGGCGACCGCGAACTGGAGCTGACCCGCACCGAGTTCGAGCTGCTGGAACTGCTGATCCGCAACGCCGGCGTGGTCCTCGAGCACTCCGCCGTCTACGACCGCATCTGGGGTTACGACTTCGGCCCCGGCTCCAAGAACCTCGCCGTCTACGTCGGCTACCTGCGCCGCAAGCTCGACGAGCCCGGCGCCCCGCAGCTCATCCACACGGTGCGCGGGGTGGGCTACGTCCTGCGGGAGGGCTGA
- a CDS encoding CE1759 family FMN reductase: protein MSVVVVSAGLSVPSSTRLLGDRLAEAASASLGQADVRVIELRDLAVEIAHVFTNGFPGPGLSDAFDAVTGADALIVVTPVFSASYSGLFKSFFDALSATDPEALTGTPVLIAATGGSVRHSLVLDHALRPLFSYLRAVVVPTGVYAASEDWGAEGLNARIARAATELAALTATTPATRPLPRQAAPADRPRRDAAPGGSEARQVSSGREPAGQGGAEARQGAAGGAPLPKRDSFEDVTPFEERLAALRPGG, encoded by the coding sequence ATGAGCGTCGTCGTCGTGTCGGCCGGACTGAGCGTGCCGTCGTCCACGCGGCTGCTGGGCGACCGGCTCGCCGAGGCCGCCTCCGCGAGCCTCGGGCAGGCCGACGTCCGGGTGATCGAGCTGCGGGACCTCGCCGTGGAGATCGCGCACGTCTTCACGAACGGCTTCCCCGGGCCGGGACTGTCGGACGCGTTCGACGCGGTGACCGGGGCGGACGCGCTGATCGTGGTCACGCCGGTGTTCTCGGCGTCCTACAGCGGACTGTTCAAGTCCTTCTTCGACGCGCTGAGCGCCACGGACCCGGAGGCGCTGACCGGCACGCCGGTACTGATCGCGGCGACGGGCGGCAGCGTGCGTCACTCGCTGGTCCTCGACCACGCGCTGCGCCCGCTCTTCTCCTACCTCCGCGCGGTCGTCGTCCCCACCGGCGTCTACGCGGCCTCGGAGGACTGGGGCGCGGAGGGACTGAACGCCCGCATCGCGCGGGCGGCGACCGAACTGGCCGCGCTGACGGCCACCACGCCGGCGACCCGGCCCCTGCCCCGACAGGCGGCTCCGGCCGACCGCCCCCGGCGGGACGCAGCGCCTGGCGGCTCGGAGGCCCGGCAGGTCTCCTCCGGCCGGGAACCGGCAGGCCAGGGCGGGGCGGAGGCCCGGCAAGGGGCGGCCGGCGGCGCGCCCCTCCCCAAGCGGGACTCGTTCGAGGACGTGACCCCCTTCGAGGAACGGCTCGCCGCGTTGCGTCCCGGCGGGTGA
- a CDS encoding LLM class flavin-dependent oxidoreductase: MQFGIFSVGDVTPDPTTGRTPTERERIKAMVAIALKAEEVGLDVFATGEHHNPPFVPSSPTTMLGYIAARTERLLLSTSTTLITTNDPVKIAEDYAMLQHLADGRVDLMMGRGNTGPVYPWFGQDIRQGINLAIENYALLHRLWREDVVDWEGRFRTSLQGFTSTPRPLDGVPPFVWHGSIRSPEIAEQAAYYGDGFFHNNIFWPADHTKRMVELYRTRYAHYGHGTPEQAIVGLGGQVFMRRNSQDAVREFRPYFDVAPVYGHGPSLEEFTAQTPLTVGSPQQVVEKTLSFREYAGDYQRQLFLMDHAGLPLKTVLEQLDLLGEEVVPVLRKEFAKNRPADVPEAPTHASRLAAARKAATAEEEGARA, translated from the coding sequence ATGCAGTTCGGGATCTTCAGCGTCGGGGACGTCACCCCCGACCCGACGACGGGGCGCACGCCGACCGAGCGCGAGCGGATCAAGGCCATGGTCGCCATCGCGCTGAAGGCCGAGGAAGTGGGCCTGGACGTGTTCGCGACCGGGGAGCACCACAACCCGCCGTTCGTGCCGTCCTCGCCGACCACCATGCTCGGCTACATCGCGGCCCGCACCGAGCGGCTGCTGCTGTCCACCTCCACCACGCTGATCACCACCAACGACCCGGTGAAGATCGCCGAGGACTACGCGATGCTGCAGCACCTGGCCGACGGCCGGGTGGACCTGATGATGGGCCGCGGCAACACCGGCCCGGTCTACCCCTGGTTCGGCCAGGACATCCGCCAGGGCATCAACCTCGCCATCGAGAACTACGCCCTGCTGCACCGGCTGTGGCGCGAGGACGTCGTCGACTGGGAGGGACGCTTCCGCACCTCGCTCCAGGGGTTCACCTCCACGCCCCGCCCGCTGGACGGCGTGCCGCCGTTCGTCTGGCACGGGTCCATCCGCTCGCCGGAGATCGCCGAGCAGGCCGCGTACTACGGCGACGGCTTCTTCCACAACAACATCTTCTGGCCGGCCGACCACACCAAGCGGATGGTCGAGCTGTACCGGACCCGGTACGCCCACTACGGGCACGGCACGCCCGAGCAGGCGATCGTCGGGCTCGGCGGGCAGGTGTTCATGCGGAGGAACTCGCAGGACGCGGTGCGGGAGTTCCGGCCGTACTTCGACGTCGCGCCGGTGTACGGGCACGGGCCCTCGCTGGAGGAGTTCACCGCGCAGACGCCGCTGACCGTGGGGTCCCCGCAGCAGGTCGTCGAGAAGACGCTGTCCTTCCGCGAGTACGCCGGCGACTACCAGCGCCAGCTGTTCCTGATGGACCACGCGGGCCTGCCGCTGAAGACGGTGCTGGAGCAGCTCGACCTGCTCGGGGAGGAGGTCGTGCCGGTGCTGCGGAAGGAGTTCGCGAAGAACCGGCCGGCGGACGTGCCGGAGGCGCCGACCCACGCCTCGCGGCTGGCCGCGGCGCGGAAGGCCGCCACCGCCGAGGAGGAAGGGGCGCGGGCATGA
- a CDS encoding MarR family transcriptional regulator, producing MAELAVVARRYMASYALFNQALADRLGLHPTDLQCLNLLTLEPGPVTTGRIAELTGLTTGSATRLVDRLERAGYVVRERDAGDRRLVLVAPVPERTVEVARVWERVGGGWFALFDDLDDGELELFVEHLRRTTEYGAEQAARLRAGEPAP from the coding sequence ATGGCCGAGCTGGCCGTGGTGGCGCGGCGGTACATGGCGTCGTACGCGCTGTTCAACCAGGCGCTCGCCGACCGGCTGGGGCTGCACCCGACCGACCTGCAGTGCCTGAACCTGCTCACCCTGGAGCCCGGCCCGGTGACGACCGGGCGGATCGCGGAGCTGACCGGGCTGACCACCGGCTCGGCGACGCGGCTGGTGGACCGGCTGGAGCGGGCGGGGTACGTGGTCCGGGAGCGGGACGCGGGCGACCGGCGGCTGGTGCTGGTCGCGCCGGTGCCGGAGCGGACCGTCGAGGTGGCGCGGGTGTGGGAGCGGGTCGGGGGTGGCTGGTTCGCGCTCTTCGACGACCTGGACGACGGCGAGCTGGAGCTGTTCGTCGAGCACCTGCGGCGCACCACGGAGTACGGCGCCGAGCAGGCGGCCCGGCTGCGGGCGGGGGAGCCGGCGCCGTAG
- a CDS encoding YnfA family protein — protein sequence MLILRSAALFVLAAILEIGGAWLVWQGVREHRGWMWAAGGVLALGAYGFVATFQPDAHFGRVLAAYGGIFVAGSILWGVIADGYRPDRWDTAGALVCLAGMALIMWAPRNG from the coding sequence ATGCTGATCCTCCGCTCCGCCGCCCTGTTCGTCCTCGCCGCGATCCTGGAGATCGGCGGCGCGTGGCTGGTCTGGCAGGGCGTCCGCGAACACCGCGGCTGGATGTGGGCGGCCGGCGGGGTCCTCGCCCTCGGCGCGTACGGCTTCGTGGCCACCTTCCAGCCCGACGCCCACTTCGGCCGGGTGCTCGCCGCGTACGGCGGCATCTTCGTCGCCGGGTCGATCCTGTGGGGCGTGATCGCCGACGGCTACCGCCCGGACCGCTGGGACACCGCCGGCGCGCTGGTCTGCCTCGCCGGCATGGCCCTCATCATGTGGGCCCCGCGCAACGGCTGA
- a CDS encoding SDR family NAD(P)-dependent oxidoreductase: MATAVPPAASRIAVVTGASSGIGAATARRLAEAGYRVVLTARRADRIEALAEELNAAGHSATAYPLDVTDRAAVDEFATAFRTVGVLVNNAGGALGADPVATGDPQDWRTMYETNVIGTLNLTQALLPKLDASGDGTVVVVSSTAGHATYEGGAGYVAAKHGAHVLAETLRLEIVGRPVRVIEIAPGMVKTEEFALTRFGGDAEKAAKVYEGVAEPLTADDVANTIAWAVTRPSHVNIDLLVVRPRAQASNSKVHRETR; this comes from the coding sequence ATGGCCACCGCCGTACCGCCCGCCGCGTCCCGCATCGCCGTCGTCACGGGGGCGAGCAGCGGGATCGGCGCCGCGACGGCGCGACGGCTGGCCGAGGCCGGCTACCGCGTCGTCCTCACCGCCCGCCGCGCGGACCGCATCGAGGCGCTCGCCGAGGAGCTGAACGCGGCCGGGCACTCGGCGACGGCGTACCCGCTGGACGTCACCGACCGCGCCGCCGTCGACGAGTTCGCCACCGCGTTCCGCACCGTCGGCGTGCTGGTCAACAACGCGGGCGGCGCCCTCGGCGCCGACCCGGTCGCCACCGGCGACCCGCAGGACTGGCGCACGATGTACGAGACCAACGTCATCGGCACCCTCAACCTCACCCAGGCCCTGCTGCCCAAGCTGGACGCGAGCGGCGACGGCACGGTCGTGGTGGTCTCCTCCACCGCCGGGCACGCCACCTACGAGGGCGGCGCGGGCTACGTCGCCGCCAAGCACGGCGCGCACGTCCTCGCCGAGACGCTGCGCCTGGAGATCGTCGGCCGCCCGGTGCGGGTGATCGAGATCGCGCCCGGGATGGTGAAGACCGAGGAGTTCGCCCTGACCCGGTTCGGCGGCGACGCGGAGAAGGCCGCCAAGGTGTACGAGGGGGTCGCCGAGCCCCTCACGGCGGACGACGTGGCCAACACCATCGCCTGGGCCGTGACCCGCCCGTCCCACGTCAACATCGACCTGCTGGTGGTCCGCCCGCGCGCCCAGGCGTCCAACTCCAAGGTGCACCGGGAAACACGATGA
- a CDS encoding dihydrofolate reductase family protein, giving the protein MRAVTYSMSVSLDGYITGPDGGIDWSTPDDGVFRFWIDEIRQVGVHLLGRRLYETMLHWETAADDPSLDDAQREWTELWNPLPKVVFSRTLTEVRGAARLAAGSPAEEIERLRAEPGDGEIAIGGAALAAEAAAAGLVDEYRTMVHPVLVGGGTPYFPRDGRRVDLELVETRTFASNIVYLRHRVRR; this is encoded by the coding sequence ATGCGCGCCGTGACCTATTCGATGAGCGTCTCGCTCGACGGCTACATCACCGGACCGGACGGCGGCATCGACTGGTCGACGCCGGACGACGGCGTCTTCCGCTTCTGGATCGACGAGATCCGGCAGGTCGGCGTCCATCTGCTCGGCCGGCGGCTGTACGAGACGATGCTCCACTGGGAGACCGCCGCCGACGACCCGTCGCTCGACGACGCGCAGCGCGAGTGGACCGAGCTGTGGAACCCGCTGCCCAAGGTGGTCTTCTCCCGCACGCTCACGGAGGTGCGGGGGGCCGCGCGGCTGGCCGCCGGCAGCCCGGCCGAGGAGATCGAGCGGCTGCGGGCGGAGCCGGGCGACGGAGAGATCGCGATCGGCGGCGCGGCGCTCGCCGCCGAGGCGGCCGCGGCGGGGCTGGTCGACGAGTACCGGACGATGGTCCACCCGGTGCTGGTGGGCGGGGGCACCCCGTACTTCCCCCGCGACGGGCGCCGCGTGGACCTCGAACTCGTCGAGACCCGCACCTTCGCGTCGAACATCGTGTACCTGCGCCACCGCGTGCGGAGGTGA
- a CDS encoding RtcB family protein, with product MAYVELPGAKVPIRMWTDPATVEEGALQQLRNVATLPWIKGLAVMPDVHYGKGATVGSVIAMRGAVCPAAVGVDIGCGMSAVKTSLTANDLPGDLSRLRSRIEQVIPVGRGMHDDPVDPGRLHGFPAGGWEDFWSRFGGVADAVKFREGRAAKQMGTLGGGNHFVEICTDTEGYVWLMLHSGSRNIGKELAEHHIGVAQKLPHNQGLVDRDLAVFVADTPQMAAYRNDLFWAQEYAKYNRSIMMALLKDVVRKEFKKARPAFEPEISAHHNYVAEERYEGMDLLVTRKGAIRAGSGEYGIIPGSMGTGSYIVKGLGNAASFNSASHGAGRRMSRNAAKRRFTAKDLEEQTRGVECRKDSGVVDEIPAAYKPIEQVIDQQRDLVEVVAKLKQVVCVKG from the coding sequence ATGGCGTATGTGGAACTGCCGGGTGCGAAGGTGCCGATCCGTATGTGGACGGACCCGGCGACGGTGGAGGAGGGCGCGCTCCAGCAACTGCGCAACGTCGCCACCCTGCCCTGGATCAAGGGCCTGGCCGTGATGCCGGACGTGCACTACGGCAAGGGCGCCACGGTCGGTTCGGTCATCGCGATGCGGGGTGCGGTGTGCCCGGCGGCGGTGGGCGTCGACATCGGCTGCGGCATGTCCGCGGTGAAGACGTCCCTGACGGCGAACGACCTGCCCGGCGACCTGTCCCGGCTGCGCTCGCGCATCGAGCAGGTCATTCCGGTGGGCCGGGGCATGCACGACGACCCCGTCGACCCGGGGCGCCTGCACGGCTTCCCGGCCGGCGGGTGGGAGGACTTCTGGAGCCGTTTCGGCGGGGTCGCGGACGCGGTGAAGTTCCGTGAGGGGCGGGCCGCGAAGCAGATGGGCACGCTCGGCGGGGGAAATCACTTCGTGGAAATATGCACCGATACGGAGGGATATGTCTGGCTGATGCTGCACTCCGGTTCCCGCAACATCGGCAAGGAGCTCGCCGAGCACCACATCGGCGTCGCCCAGAAGCTCCCGCACAACCAGGGCCTGGTCGACCGCGACCTCGCCGTCTTCGTCGCGGACACCCCGCAGATGGCGGCCTACCGCAACGACCTGTTCTGGGCGCAGGAGTACGCGAAGTACAACCGCTCGATCATGATGGCGCTCCTGAAGGACGTGGTCCGCAAGGAGTTCAAGAAGGCCCGGCCCGCCTTCGAACCGGAGATCAGCGCCCACCACAACTACGTGGCCGAGGAGCGCTACGAGGGCATGGACCTGCTGGTCACCCGCAAGGGCGCGATCCGCGCGGGCTCCGGCGAGTACGGGATCATCCCGGGCTCGATGGGCACGGGCTCGTACATCGTGAAGGGCCTCGGGAACGCGGCGTCCTTCAACTCCGCGTCGCACGGCGCCGGCCGCCGCATGAGCCGCAACGCGGCGAAGCGTCGGTTCACGGCGAAGGACCTCGAGGAGCAGACGCGGGGCGTGGAGTGCCGCAAGGACTCCGGTGTGGTCGACGAGATCCCGGCCGCGTACAAGCCGATCGAGCAGGTCATCGACCAGCAGCGGGACCTCGTGGAGGTCGTCGCGAAGCTGAAGCAGGTCGTCTGCGTGAAGGGCTGA
- a CDS encoding DUF3558 family protein: protein MQRRAQREQPERAKRLTRVLVCAAAVPVMLVATGCSSDSGSDDGGEKAASASPSASPSPTVQAAAYRTLPEACDVLTKKTLKDLAPKAKSGKEGSSDDVASRASCSWSSLDNNGVEGSQFRWLNVSLLRFESDTTRGPGDELAKEYYDKQVREVRATQGARSLRAEALTGAGDEATAVRYDLKKKEGTFRQQTVVARVENVVVTLDYNGAGLAGDETPDADDLMADAKKAAKEAVLSVTRANGPGAASGSPSAPASGKPSAPASGASSASASGAS from the coding sequence ATGCAGCGACGAGCACAGCGAGAGCAGCCCGAGCGAGCCAAGCGCCTGACCCGCGTCCTTGTCTGCGCGGCAGCCGTCCCCGTGATGCTGGTCGCCACCGGCTGCTCCTCGGACTCCGGCTCCGACGACGGCGGCGAGAAGGCCGCGAGCGCCTCCCCGTCGGCGAGCCCGTCCCCGACCGTGCAGGCGGCGGCGTACCGGACGCTGCCCGAGGCGTGCGACGTGCTGACGAAGAAGACCCTCAAGGACCTGGCGCCCAAGGCGAAGTCCGGCAAGGAGGGCAGCTCGGACGACGTGGCGTCGCGGGCCAGCTGCTCCTGGAGCAGCCTGGACAACAACGGGGTCGAGGGCTCGCAGTTCCGCTGGCTGAACGTGTCGCTGCTGCGCTTCGAGTCGGACACCACGCGTGGTCCGGGTGACGAGCTGGCCAAGGAGTACTACGACAAGCAGGTGCGCGAGGTCCGGGCGACGCAGGGCGCGAGGAGCCTGCGCGCGGAGGCGCTGACCGGCGCCGGGGACGAGGCGACCGCGGTGCGCTACGACCTGAAGAAGAAGGAAGGCACCTTCAGGCAGCAGACGGTCGTGGCGCGCGTGGAGAACGTGGTCGTCACCCTCGACTACAACGGCGCGGGCCTGGCGGGCGACGAGACGCCGGACGCCGACGATCTGATGGCGGACGCGAAGAAGGCCGCCAAGGAGGCCGTGCTGTCCGTGACGCGGGCGAACGGCCCGGGCGCGGCGAGCGGTTCACCGTCCGCGCCGGCGTCGGGCAAGCCGTCCGCACCGGCCTCCGGGGCGTCCTCGGCGTCGGCCTCCGGCGCGAGCTGA
- a CDS encoding DUF2637 domain-containing protein, translating to MAAPLQLTRMHRVLIGVVVTGAVVIAGIGFAGSYAAVRELALQKGFGDFSYVFPIGIDAGICVLLALDLLLTWIRIPFPLLRQTAWLLTAATIAFNGAAAWPDPLGVGMHGVIPVLFVVSVEAARHAIGRIADITADKHMEGVRLTRWLLSPVPTFLLWRRMKLWELRSYEQVIKLEQERLVYQARLRSRFGRSWRRKAPVESLMPLRLAKYGVPLADTAPAGLAAAGIEPALIPPAPEPPVAAGSRAAGAARVGDGGTSQAVQALGEAPPGEQRLQLEGNRNSEQQEEAPGNPWLHARDPQSVEYHGDYDPTFDPDEYARWMAEQRQAEQYEEQYQEEPPLQEPAPEETGAFPIPVVPGGRTRELGEGGAAPGAEPDEEAYYQVFKKSINGSYPTPREFGDNVEAEFSRTLPPEEAKRMVTRFTNRFNAELEEDHIA from the coding sequence GTGGCCGCGCCACTGCAGCTGACACGGATGCACCGGGTTCTCATCGGCGTGGTCGTCACCGGTGCCGTCGTCATCGCCGGGATCGGCTTCGCCGGTTCGTACGCGGCGGTCCGTGAGCTGGCCCTGCAGAAGGGCTTCGGCGACTTCAGTTACGTCTTTCCGATCGGCATCGACGCGGGCATCTGCGTCCTGCTGGCGCTGGACCTGCTGCTGACGTGGATCCGCATCCCGTTCCCGCTGCTGCGGCAGACGGCGTGGCTGCTGACGGCGGCCACGATCGCCTTCAACGGCGCGGCGGCCTGGCCGGATCCGCTCGGTGTGGGCATGCACGGCGTGATCCCGGTGCTGTTCGTGGTCTCCGTGGAGGCCGCCCGGCACGCCATCGGCCGGATCGCCGACATCACCGCCGACAAGCACATGGAGGGCGTGCGGCTCACCCGGTGGCTGCTGTCGCCGGTGCCGACGTTCCTGCTGTGGCGGCGGATGAAGCTGTGGGAGCTGCGCTCCTACGAGCAGGTGATCAAGCTGGAGCAGGAGCGGCTGGTCTACCAGGCCCGCCTGCGCTCCCGCTTCGGCCGTTCCTGGCGCCGCAAGGCCCCGGTCGAGTCCCTGATGCCGCTGCGCCTCGCCAAGTACGGCGTCCCCCTCGCCGACACGGCCCCGGCGGGCCTGGCGGCGGCGGGCATCGAACCGGCCCTGATCCCCCCGGCGCCGGAACCCCCCGTGGCCGCGGGCAGTCGTGCCGCCGGGGCGGCACGGGTGGGCGACGGGGGTACCTCCCAGGCCGTTCAGGCACTGGGGGAGGCGCCTCCCGGCGAGCAGCGGCTGCAACTCGAGGGCAACCGGAACTCCGAGCAGCAGGAGGAAGCCCCCGGCAATCCCTGGCTGCACGCCCGCGACCCGCAGTCCGTCGAGTACCACGGCGACTACGACCCGACGTTCGACCCGGACGAGTACGCCCGCTGGATGGCCGAGCAGCGCCAGGCGGAACAGTACGAGGAGCAGTACCAGGAGGAGCCCCCGCTCCAGGAACCCGCCCCCGAGGAGACCGGCGCCTTCCCCATCCCGGTCGTCCCGGGCGGCCGCACCCGCGAGCTGGGCGAGGGCGGCGCCGCTCCCGGCGCGGAGCCGGACGAGGAGGCCTACTACCAGGTCTTCAAGAAGTCGATCAACGGCAGCTACCCGACGCCCCGTGAGTTCGGCGACAACGTGGAGGCCGAGTTCAGCCGGACCCTCCCGCCGGAGGAGGCCAAGCGCATGGTCACCCGCTTCACCAACCGCTTCAACGCGGAGCTGGAGGAGGACCACATCGCCTGA